In Belonocnema kinseyi isolate 2016_QV_RU_SX_M_011 chromosome 4, B_treatae_v1, whole genome shotgun sequence, a single window of DNA contains:
- the LOC117170516 gene encoding tachykinin-like peptides receptor 99D, with protein sequence MQSLEELYFSTEFPLNLTPSLIVTNESFWGNFSNSTDLEDRNQFILPWWRQMIWTLLFAGMIVVAAGGNLIVIWIVLAHKRMRTVTNYFLVNLSIADAMVSTLNVTFNYIYMLNSHWPFGNLYCKISQFIAVLTICASVFTLMAISFDR encoded by the coding sequence ATGCAGTCACTCGAGGAGCTTTACTTTTCGACAGAGTTTCCTCTGAATTTGACACCATCATTGATTGTGACGAACGAGAGTTTTTGGGGAAACTTCTCAAACTCAACAGACTTGGAAGAccgaaatcaatttattttgccATGGTGGCGTCAAATGATCTGGACCTTGCTATTCGCGGGAATGATCGTGGTCGCGGCGGGTGGCAATCTGATTGTGATTTGGATCGTGTTAGCTCACAAGAGGATGCGGActgttactaattattttttggtgaacCTGAGTATTGCGGACGCGATGGTGTCGACGCTGAATGTCACCTTTAATTATATCTACATGCTCAACAGTCATTGGCCTTTTGGTAATTTGTATTGCAAAATCAGCCAGTTCATCGCGGTACTTACCATCTGTGCGAGCGTCTTTACGCTCATGGCCATCTCGTTTGATAGGTGA